In Helianthus annuus cultivar XRQ/B chromosome 3, HanXRQr2.0-SUNRISE, whole genome shotgun sequence, a single window of DNA contains:
- the LOC110926285 gene encoding zinc finger protein CONSTANS-LIKE 4, with the protein MRKETWTMATKLCDSCKTTSASLFCRADSAYLCIPCDGKVHAANKLASRHERVWMCEVCEQAPATVTCKADAAALCVTCDRDIHSANPLARRHERFPVVPFNDAAAAAAKIGGDGDDLDVNVARIEAEEAEAALWLLPNPNINKIGDGSGEDDLKVTESESDYLFNDIDPYLGIDLKTPDQKPNQFVRRYQSQNDGVVPVQNKSNSIQFHQYQPYQIPSHTHASEYNSSDVVEGVPAYDVTGSKPFMYNFTSQSISQSVSSSSLEIEVGVVPDHKAAMTDVSNNTTTSSADVYPTPLVGYDREARVLRYREKKKNRKFEKTIRYASRKAYAETRPRIKGRFAKRTEMDIVEADISPESSYGVVPSY; encoded by the exons ATGAGAAAAGAAACCTGGACCATGGCTACAAAACTCTGCGACTCCTGCAAAACGACGTCGGCCAGCTTATTCTGCAGAGCAGACTCCGCCTACCTTTGCATCCCATGCGACGGCAAAGTTCACGCCGCTAACAAACTCGCCTCCCGCCATGAACGCGTGTGGATGTGTGAGGTCTGTGAACAAGCTCCGGCAACCGTCACCTGCAAAGCCGACGCCGCCGCGCTTTGCGTCACATGCGACCGTGATATCCACTCCGCTAATCCGCTCGCTCGCCGTCACGAGCGCTTTCCGGTAGTTCCGTTCAACGACGCTGCCGCTGCGGCGGCGAAGATCGGCGGCGACGGCGATGATTTGGATGTGAATGTCGCCAGAATTGAAGCGGAGGAAGCGGAAGCTGCGCTGTGGCTGCTTCCGAATCCGAATATTAACAAAATCGGAGACGGATCTGGAGAAGATGATCTGAAAGTTACTGAATCGGAATCGGATTACTTGTTTAACGATATTGATCCGTATTTAGGTATAGATCTGAAAACGCCGGATCAAAAACCTAATCAGTTTGTTCGTCGATATCAATCGCAAAACGACGGCGTTGTTCCGGTTCAAAACAAGAGCAATAGTATCCAGTTTCATCAATATCAGCCGTATCAAATTCCTTCACACACACACGCTTCTGAATATAATTCTTCAGATGTAGTTGAAGGAGTACCTGCGTATGACGTCACTGGATCTAAACCTTTCATGTACAATTTCACATCTCAATCGATCAGCCAAAGC GTATCGTCATCTTCGCTAGAAATTGAAGTAGGTGTTGTACCGGATCACAAGGCAGCAATGACTGATGTATCGAACAACACCACCACCTCATCAGCGGATGTTTATCCAACTCCGTTAGTCGGATACGATCGAGAAGCTAGGGTTTTAAGATacagagagaagaagaagaacaggAAGTTTGAGAAGACGATTCGATATGCTTCGAGGAAGGCGTATGCAGAGACGAGGCCGAGAATCAAAGGAAGATTTGCTAAGCGAACGGAAATGGATATTGTAGAAGCTGATATCTCGCCGGAATCCTCATACGGCGTCGTTCCATCGTACTAA